The sequence GCGCAGCCTGGCCGTCCGTCGGGTAGGCTCTTAGGCGTCTGTAGGAATTGATCGGGCGGGGTTGTGCGATATGTCGATGCTGACTTTTTGCTACTACTGATCGAACTTGCCGGCGAAAAGCCGGTCAGAGATGCCGTATTCGGGCTTCTGCGCCTCGTCCGGACGCCCCCAAGGGAGTAAGGGCCGGGCATTGTAAGCCGCACGCGGCCTCATTAGACTGCGCGCCATTCATACCCTCGTTCCTGTCGAAGGACTCACATGATCAAGAAATGTCTGTTCCCGGCTGCCGGTTACGGCACCCGCTTCCTCCCGGCCACCAAGGCCATGCCCAAGGAAATGCTGCCGATCGTCAACAAGCCGCTGATCCAGTACGGCGTTGAAGAGGCGCTGGAAGCCGGGCTGTCGGAGATCGGCATCGTTACCGGTCGCGGCAAGCGCTCCCTGGAAGACCACTTCGACATCAGCTACGAGCTGGAAACCCAGATTCGTAACACCGACAAGGAAAAATACCTGGTCGGTATCCGTCGCCTGATCGACGAATGCACCTTCTCCTACACCCGTCAGATCGAGATGAAGGGCCTGGGCCACGCCATCCTCACCGGCCGCCCGCTGATCGGCGACGAGCCCTTCGCCGTGGTCCTGGCGGACGACCTCTGCCTGAACCTGGAAGGCGACAGCGTCCTGAAGCAGATGGTCAAGCTGTACAACCAGTTCCGCTGCTCCATCGTGGCGATCCAGGAAGTGCCGCCGGAAGAGACCAACAAGTACGGCGTGATCGCCGGCGAGATGATCCGCGACGACATCTACCGCGTGAACACCATGGTCGAGAAGCCCAAGCCCGAAGAAGCCCCGTCGAACCTGGCGATCATCGGCCGCTACATCCTGACTCCGGACATTTTCGACCTGATCGAACAGACCGAGCCGGGCAAAGGCGGCGAGATCCAGATCACCGACGCCCTGATGAAGCAGGCCCAGGACGGTTGCGTGCTGGCCTACAAATTCAAGGGCAAGCGTTTCGACTGCGGTAGCGCCGAGGGTTACATCGAGGCGACCAACTTCTGCTACGAGAACCTCTACAAGACCGGCAAGGCTTGGTAATTCCAGCGCTTTGACGGTTTGTCGAAAAAGCCACCTTCGGGTGGTTTTTTCGTTTCTGCTCAAACGACTCGGTGTTCCCCCTGTAGGAGCGGCCCATGGCCGCGAATCGCGCGCATGGCGCGCTCCTACAGGTGAAAATCGGCGCGCGGAGAAGGTCCGCTCCTACGGAATCGGCATCGCCTCCGACCCCGGCCCCAGCGGCTGGCCGTAGCTGAACTCCACGTAATTACCGGCAGGATCCCTAAGTCCGCAGTAATAGCCGACCGGGTAGGGTTCCTGGCGCGGCGGCCAGATCAGGCATCCCGCGCGCTCGGCTTCGGCGGCGATGGCGTCGACCTTTTCGTGGCTGTCCACGGCGAAGCCGAAGTGGCTGTAGTCGTCGCTGGCCAGGTGGCGGGATTCGCCGCCGGGCATGATGACGAAGATGAACTGGTGCTCCTTGCCCGGCTCGGCCATCCACACGATGCGCGAGCCCTTGCCTTCGCGCTGGTGGATCACGCGCATGCCGCAGAAGCGTTCGTAGAAGGCGATGCTGGCCTCGAGGTCGGGAACATGCAGGGCCAGATGGGTCAGGGTCGGGCGCATGACGGCTTCCTCCTTCGCTGCTCCTGAAGGATAGGTCAGCGGCGATGAGGTATGCTGCCGGGCATCTGTACGTGGAGAACGACGATGGCTTTCGATTTCGATCTGTTCGTGATTGGCGCGGGTTCCGGCGGTGTGCGCGCCGCGCGCTTTGCCGCCGGTTTCGGCGCGCGCGTGGCGGTGGCCGAGAGCCGCTACCTGGGCGGCACCTGCGTTAACGTCGGCTGCGTGCCGAAGAAGCTGCTGGTGTACGGCGCGCACTATCATGAGGACTTCGAGCAGGCGAGCGGCTTCGGCTGGAGCCTGGGCGAGGCGCGCTTCGACTGGCCGACCCTGATCGCCAACAAGAACCGCGAGATCCACCGCCTCAACGGCATCTATCGCAACTTGCTGGTGAACAGCGGCGTGAGCCTGCTGGAAGGCCACGCGCGCATCCTCGACGCGCATACCGTGGAAGTCGCCGGCCAGCGCTCCACCCCCGCCAATATCCTCATCGCCACCGGCGGCTGGCCGCAGGTGCCGGAGATTCCCGGCAAGGAACACGCGATCACCTCCAACGAGGCCTTCTTCCTCGAGCGCCTGCCGAAGCGGGTGATCGTGGTCGGTGGCGGCTACATCGCCGTGGAATTCGCGTCGATCTTCCAGGGATTGGGTGCGCAGACCACGCTGCTCTACCGCCGCGACCTGTTCCTGCGTGGCTTCGACCGTGGCGTGCGCGAACACCTGCGTGACGAGCTGACGAAGAAGGGCATGGACCTGCAGTTCAACGCCGACGTCGCGCGCATCGACAAGCAATCCGACGGCAGCCTGCTGGCCACCCTCAAGGACGGCCGCGTGTTCGAAGCCGACTGCGTGTTCTACGCCACCGGCCGCCGCGCCATGCTCGACAACCTGGGGCTGGAGAACGTCTCGGTGGCGCTGGACGACAACGGCTTCATTCGCGTCGATGAGGCCTACCGCACCAGTGAGCCGTCGATCCGCGCCATCGGCGATGTCATCGGCCGCGTGCCGCTGACCCCTGTGGCCTTGGCCGAGGGCATGGCGGTGGCCCGGCATCTGTTCCGCCCCGAGGAATACCGCCCGCTGGACTACAAGCTGATCCCCACCGCGGTGTTCAGCCTGCCGAACATCGGCACCGTCGGCCTCACCGAGGACGAGGCGCGCGCCGCCGGGCACAAGGTGAAGCTGTTCGAAAGCCGCTTCCGCGCGCTCAAGCTGACCCTCACCGAGTCCCAGGAGAAGACCCTGATGAAGCTGGTGGTCGACGCCGAGACCGACAAGGTGCTGGGTTGCCACATGGTCGGCCCGGAAGCCGGCGAAATCCTCCAGGGCATCGCCATCGCGCTGCGCGCCGGGGCGACCAAGCGGGTGTTCGACGAAACCATCGGCATCCACCCGACGGCGGCCGAGGAGTTCGTCACCATGCGCTCGCCGGTGGCCTGACGCGGGGCGGAGCTGCCTCGTTATCCCCGCGAAAGCGGGGGACCCAGCAAAACAAAAAGCCCGGTGCATGCACCGGGCTTTTTCATTACCGCTGTTACTGCGCGACGGGCGCTGCAGCGGCCTGCTGCTGCCGCTTCGCATAGCGCTGGGCGAGCACCGCGCAGACCATCAGCTGGATCTGGTGGAACAGCATCAGCGGCAGCAGGATCACGCCGATGCTGCCGGTGGCGAACAGCACCTGGGCCATGGGCACGCCGGTGGCCAGGCTCTTCTTCGAGCCGCAGAAGACGATGGTGATCTCGTCCTCCTTGTCGAACCCCAGGCGGCGGCTGAGCTGGGTGGTGGCGAACAGGGCGATGGCCAGCAGCACGCAGCAGGCGACTACCAGGCCGGCCAGCGCGGTCAGCGGCACCTGGTGCCAGAGCCCCTGGATCACCGCGGCGCTGAAGGCGGTGTAGACCACCAGCAGGATCGAAGCCCCCCCCCTGGTCGACGTAGCGCAGCACCGGCTTGTGCTCGTCGACCCAGCCGCCAATCACGCCGCGCAGCACCTGGCCGGCGATGAATGGCACCAGCAGCTGCAGGGTGATCTTGCCGATGGCGTCGAGGGTGGAGACGCCGGTATCACCGTGCACGCCGAGCAGCAGTTGCACCAGCAGCGGAGTGAGGAAGATGCCGATCAGGCTGGAGGCCGAGGCGCTGCACACGGCGGCCGGGATGTTGCCGCGGGCCAGCGAAGTGAAGGCGATGGACGATTGCACCGTGGCCGGCAGGGCGCAGAGGTAGAGCAGGCCGAGGTACAGGTCCGGCGTCACCAGCGGCGACAGCAGCGGCTTGAGCACCAGGCCGAGGATCGGGAAGAGGATGAAGGTACTGGCGAACACCAGCAGGTGCAGGCGCCAGTGGGTGGCGCCGGCGACGATCGCCTGGCGCGACAGCTTGGCGCCGTGCAGGAAGAACAGCAGGCCGATGGCCAGGTTGGTGATCCAGCCGAAGGCGACGGCCACCGTGCCCTGGCAGGGCAGCAGGCTGGCGACGGTCACGGTGGCGACCAACGCCAGGGTGAAGTTGTCGGGGAGCAGACGGGGACGGGCCATGGCGATCTTCTCGGGCAAGGGCTTGAGGCAAGAGCCGCGGCCTCTGGCGGGCCGGCGGTAGCACGCACTCTATGCCCGACCCACCGGTTCCGGCTAACGCGAGAAAGTCAGCTTGTGTCGCTGAACGGACAGAAATTTCCTTCAGACGATGCCGGCACCCACTTGTACCTCGGCGACGCTGACCATCGAACGCATGCGTTCGGCCAGGACTTCCGCACGCTTGGCCGGCAGGCCCGGCACGCGCAGTTCGATCCGCAGCCAGTCCTGTTCCTGCACGGCATGCACTTCCGATGGCAGCCAGCCTTGCAGGGCGAACAGGTTGAGCAACTTGCACAGCACGTCGGCCTCGGCTTCGGCGCGGATGGCGAACAGCGCTGCCCGGGCGGCATCGGCGGGGCGGCAGGTCCAGCCGTCGGGACGCTCCTCGGGGGCGGCGCCAAACAACTCGACGGGCAGGGTGGATTCGCGCAGCGGCAGGGACAGGGCTTGGTTCATGACTCGGGACCGACAGGGGTGGGCGTGAAGCCATTGTCGATTCCGCTGCGAGGTTTTGCTTTGCTCAAATCGCTCCCAAAAGACCTAGCTGCGCATAAACTATTCGCCTGATTGCTATATGGAGGATTTTCTATGCCTGTCGAGTTGGATGCCTACGACAAACGCATTCTCGCCCTGCTGCAGGAAGAGGCGACCCTTTCCACCGCCGAGATCGCCGAACGCATCGGCCTGTCGCAATCGCCTTGCTGGCGTCGTATCCAGCGTCTGAAGGAAGAAGGTGTCATCCGCCGCCAGGTGACCCTGCTGGATCGCAAGAAGATCGGCCTGAATGCGCAAATCTTCGCCCAGGTGAAGCTGAACACCCACGGGCGCAACCACCTCACCGAGTTCGCCGAGGCGATCCGCGAGTTTCCCGAGGTGCTGGAGTGTCATGTGCTGATGGGGTCGGTGGACTTCATGCTGCGCATCGTCACCGAGGACATCGAGGCCTACGAGCGCTTCTTCTTCGAGCGGCTGTCGCAGGTGCCGGGCGTGCAGGAGATCAACTCGATTGTCGCGCTCTCGGAGATCAAGTCGACCACCAGCCTGCCGTTGCCGGGGCGCTGAAGGGCGGGAAGGGTGCCGGGCGAGCCGGCACCCGGAAGGCGTCAGGCGGCGCCGAGGAAGTCCATCTTGCCGACCTCTACGCCGTTGTGGCGGAGGATCGCGTAGGTGGTGGTGACGTGGAAGTAGAAGTTGGCGTTGGCGAAGTGCAGCAGGAAGTCGAGGCCTTTGAAGTGCAGTTCGCGGCTCGGGGTCTTGATGGTGATGTCGCGGTTCTCCGCGCCTTCAAACTGCTCGGGCTTCAGGCCCTTGAGGAAGTCGACGGTCTTGGCGATGCGTGCCTGCAGGTCGGCGAAGCTCTTTTCCTCGTCGGCGAAGCTGGGGATGTCCACGCCGGCCAGGCGGGCGCCGCAGCCCTTGGCGGCATCGCAGGCGATCTGCACCTGACGGGTCAGGGCGAACATGTCCGGGGCCAGGCGGGCATTGAGGAAGACGCTGGGATCGATGTTCTTGGCCTGCGCATGGGCTTCGGCCTTGGCCAGGATGGCCGAGAGGTTGCCGAGCATGCGGATGAAGACGGGAACGGAAATCTGGTAGATCGACAGGGACATGCGAGGTACTCCAGACAGGAAGTAAGAGGCCTGCGCGTTGCGGCGCGCCCGGGGAGTCTACTGCGAAGCCAGTGCAGCGTCGCCTGGGCGCGGCGGACTTTTAGCGGCCGGCGAGTTGGGAGGCGCTGCAGCCGTTCAAATCCACCTTGCCGACGTAGGGATTACCCCAGCCCATGACGCAGCCGACCATCTGGTTGCGCTGCTTCTCCCAGGTTTCCACCGGGTACTGCTTGTTCCAGGCCTCGAACAACTGGCGGTCCTGGCTGGAGATCTTCAGGCCGTAGCGCTCGCTCATGTAGAAGTAGGTGCGCGCGATCATCCCGCGGATCTGCGGGCGCGGCATGGCCTTCTTCGCCTTGAAGTCGACGACCATCGGGCAGGCGCCGTACTGCGGCGGCTGCTTCGGCAGCCAGCCGTAGCTGAAGTTGTTCCGGTCGCCGTTGACCTCGCCGATGCTCGGCACCAGGTTGAACAGGTCGGCCTCGGCGCGCTGGTACACCGGGTCGTGCCGCGAGCAGTTGCTGCGTCCGCCGCTCTGCCAGCACTGGCGCTGGTGGCCGATGACCCAGGCGGGGACTATGTGTTCCCACTCGATGCGTTCGGCGCGCTTCTGGTTCTTGCGCGGTACGTAGCCGCAACTGGCCAGGTCGACGTGGTTGCCCTTGTAGTGACAGCCGCAATAGAACTCGACCGACTGCCGGGCATAGAGCTTCCAGCCGATCTTCTTGGCTTCCTGGAAGGTGCGGGGGGGCTCCGCAGAGGCGGCCAGTGGCAGGGCGAGAAGCAGCAGGGTCAGAATGTGGCGACGAATTTTCATAAGAAATTTCATTCAGAAAACGCCGCATCTTACTGATCTTTAAGAAGCTGCCAATCGTGGCAATCGAATGGCAACGCGCTTGTCGGAGCCGTGATGACGGAAATAGCGAGGGATTTAGGAGGCCGCTGAGCCCTGAATGGCGCGGGTTTCCGGGCTTTTCAGGCGCTGTGCGGAAGTACCGGTCTTGTTTCGCCAGCGAGGCGTAGAATGCAAAGATGAGCCGAGGATTTATCTAGTAAATGGCTTTTAAATATCATTGTAACTCTATGATATTTAAAGATTTATTTTTCTTGAGAAATTACTTTAAGTTTGGCTGGCGCGAGCGGTAGGCGGCTCGTGCGGCGACCGCAGGAGGTCATTGCCCATGAACGCTCGATTCGTCGTTTCCACCCTGTGTGGCGTCTTGCTGAGCCTGCCGGTCATGGCTGGCCAGCCGCCGGCCCGCAGCATCGAGCGGATCTATGTCAGCCCGGGCGCCAGCGGCAGCATCGACAGTTCCTCGAGCTCGCAGAGCTACGACGGCTACGGCGGCGCCCAGGTGCCACGTAGCTATGAGCAGGGTTCGAGCACGGTGATCATCGACAACAGCGGCGATCAGAATGGCGGCATCCGCCAGAGCATCGAGTACCCCAATGGCGTGCAGTTCGAAGTCACGCCGGGAACGACCCGCTCGAATAGCCAGCGGCAGTCATATCCCTGACGAGGGGCTGACCGTCGCCGTAGGAGCGGACCTTGTCCGCGAATCGCGCGCATGGCGCGCTCCTACAGGGGGATCGCGGATGAGATCCGCTCCTACGGGGATTCCTTGCGGACGAGGCGCGACTTGCGCATACCGCCCTTGCAGTAGAAGGGGCCGGTATCGCCGCGCAGGTGGTAGAGGGTAGCGAGGAAGGCCGAACTGGTGCGGCCGACGGAGAGGCTGCGTAGCTCCTGGTAAGCCCACAGCCAGTCCTGGCGGTTGTTCTTGGTCATGGAATCGTCCTTGATTCAGTTGAGGCTTGAAACGTCTGCCATGGACCATAGTGGGCGTGGCGGGCCTCTGCAAGCCAAATCATGACCGTAGCGTCATTCCTTGTAGCTCGGGTCCAGCCGCTCCAGCTTGCGCAGCCAGGCCTGCCAGAGGATCTGGCGTTCGCCCACGGCCTTGGCGAACTGACGCTCGGCATGGGCGCTCAGCGCTTCGGGAATCAGCCGCGGGTGCGGGTTCATGCCCAGCACCGCCTGCTGAATCTCGCAGGCGCGGTTCAGGTAGAACATGGTGTAGAAGGCGTCGGCGACGGTCGCGCCCACTGTCAGCAGGCCGTGATGGCGCAGGATCAGCGCCGGGTGCTGGCCGAGCGAGGCGACGATGCGCTCGCGTTCGCCCAGGTCCAGGGCGATGCCTTCGTAGTCGTGGTAGCCGAGGTTGCCGTGGAATTCGGCGCTGATCTGGTTGAGCTGCAGCAGGCCTTCGTCCAGCGCGGCCACCGCCATGCCAGCCAGGGTGTGTGTGTGGATCACGCAGTGCGCGTCGTCGCGACCCATGTGCACGGCGCTATGGATGGTGAAACCGGCGACGTTGCAGGGCGAGTCGCCGATCACCTTGCCGTGCATATCGACGACGATCAGGTCGCTGGCGCGGATTTCCTCGAACATCATCCCGAAGGGGTTGATCAGGAAGCGCGGCTCGGCGCCGGGCAGGCGCACGGAGAAGTGCGTGTAGATGGTGTCGTCCCACTGGAAGTGGGCAGCCAGGCGGTAGGCGGCGGCCAGGTCGCGGCGCAGGGCGGCTTCGTCTTGGACGGGATGCATGGGCTCGTCTCGGCAATGAATGGGAGCGGCGAGCTTAGGCAGCGGCGCCGAGACGATGAATCACCGGAATTGCAACTTCACTTGCGCTTCGGCGAAAGCGAGCCTCAGGCGTTCGCCAGGCGTTGCCGCGCCTGCTGCAGGGCGTGGGCGAAGCGCTCCAGCGCCGGCGAGTGCTCCTGGCCCTGGCGGGTGATGCTCTCGAAGCGCGAGACATAGGCCAGGCTGCCGCCGCCGAGCCGGCGCAGGCGGCCCTGCGCGAGCCAGGCCGCGGCGTAGTGGCTGGGCAGGTAGCCGATGTAGGTGCCGGAGAAGATCAGGGTGGCGATGGCCTCGATGGAGTAGGCGGTGACGCTGCGTTTGAAGTCCAGGCCGTGGGGCCGCTTGCTGTCCGGCCAGAAGCCGCGCTCGACGTAGTCGGCCTGGCGGATTTCTTCGAGCAGCGGCTCGTCCTTGCGGGCAAAGAACGGGTGCTCCGCCGCGCAGTAGAGGTCCTGTTCTTCCTCGAAGAGCATCTGGTAGTGCAGGCCGGAGAGGTGCTGGCGGAAGTTGCCCAGGGCGAGGTCGAGACGGCCCTCGAGCACCTCCAGCTCAAGTTCGTCCGGGCGCATGATCTGCAGGCTGACCTGGGCGCCGGGCTGGCCCTGGCGGTAAAGCTGGATGGCCAGCGGCAGCGGGCAGCTTTCCAGACTGATGAGGTTGTCCAGGGTGCCGACCTGCAGGTGCTCGGCGCCGTCCTGGGCGGCGGCGCTCACGCGCAGGCGGAACTTCTCGAGGTCGGCGAACAGCTCCTGCGCCGCGAGGTAGATCTCGCGACCCTGGGCGGTGGTCTGGAAACCGCCCTTGCCGCGCCGGCAG is a genomic window of Pseudomonas knackmussii B13 containing:
- the galU gene encoding UTP--glucose-1-phosphate uridylyltransferase GalU — translated: MIKKCLFPAAGYGTRFLPATKAMPKEMLPIVNKPLIQYGVEEALEAGLSEIGIVTGRGKRSLEDHFDISYELETQIRNTDKEKYLVGIRRLIDECTFSYTRQIEMKGLGHAILTGRPLIGDEPFAVVLADDLCLNLEGDSVLKQMVKLYNQFRCSIVAIQEVPPEETNKYGVIAGEMIRDDIYRVNTMVEKPKPEEAPSNLAIIGRYILTPDIFDLIEQTEPGKGGEIQITDALMKQAQDGCVLAYKFKGKRFDCGSAEGYIEATNFCYENLYKTGKAW
- a CDS encoding VOC family protein, which produces MRPTLTHLALHVPDLEASIAFYERFCGMRVIHQREGKGSRIVWMAEPGKEHQFIFVIMPGGESRHLASDDYSHFGFAVDSHEKVDAIAAEAERAGCLIWPPRQEPYPVGYYCGLRDPAGNYVEFSYGQPLGPGSEAMPIP
- the gorA gene encoding glutathione-disulfide reductase: MAFDFDLFVIGAGSGGVRAARFAAGFGARVAVAESRYLGGTCVNVGCVPKKLLVYGAHYHEDFEQASGFGWSLGEARFDWPTLIANKNREIHRLNGIYRNLLVNSGVSLLEGHARILDAHTVEVAGQRSTPANILIATGGWPQVPEIPGKEHAITSNEAFFLERLPKRVIVVGGGYIAVEFASIFQGLGAQTTLLYRRDLFLRGFDRGVREHLRDELTKKGMDLQFNADVARIDKQSDGSLLATLKDGRVFEADCVFYATGRRAMLDNLGLENVSVALDDNGFIRVDEAYRTSEPSIRAIGDVIGRVPLTPVALAEGMAVARHLFRPEEYRPLDYKLIPTAVFSLPNIGTVGLTEDEARAAGHKVKLFESRFRALKLTLTESQEKTLMKLVVDAETDKVLGCHMVGPEAGEILQGIAIALRAGATKRVFDETIGIHPTAAEEFVTMRSPVA
- a CDS encoding Lrp/AsnC family transcriptional regulator encodes the protein MPVELDAYDKRILALLQEEATLSTAEIAERIGLSQSPCWRRIQRLKEEGVIRRQVTLLDRKKIGLNAQIFAQVKLNTHGRNHLTEFAEAIREFPEVLECHVLMGSVDFMLRIVTEDIEAYERFFFERLSQVPGVQEINSIVALSEIKSTTSLPLPGR
- a CDS encoding DUF1993 domain-containing protein, which produces MSLSIYQISVPVFIRMLGNLSAILAKAEAHAQAKNIDPSVFLNARLAPDMFALTRQVQIACDAAKGCGARLAGVDIPSFADEEKSFADLQARIAKTVDFLKGLKPEQFEGAENRDITIKTPSRELHFKGLDFLLHFANANFYFHVTTTYAILRHNGVEVGKMDFLGAA
- a CDS encoding endonuclease, coding for MKIRRHILTLLLLALPLAASAEPPRTFQEAKKIGWKLYARQSVEFYCGCHYKGNHVDLASCGYVPRKNQKRAERIEWEHIVPAWVIGHQRQCWQSGGRSNCSRHDPVYQRAEADLFNLVPSIGEVNGDRNNFSYGWLPKQPPQYGACPMVVDFKAKKAMPRPQIRGMIARTYFYMSERYGLKISSQDRQLFEAWNKQYPVETWEKQRNQMVGCVMGWGNPYVGKVDLNGCSASQLAGR
- a CDS encoding class II aldolase/adducin family protein, coding for MHPVQDEAALRRDLAAAYRLAAHFQWDDTIYTHFSVRLPGAEPRFLINPFGMMFEEIRASDLIVVDMHGKVIGDSPCNVAGFTIHSAVHMGRDDAHCVIHTHTLAGMAVAALDEGLLQLNQISAEFHGNLGYHDYEGIALDLGERERIVASLGQHPALILRHHGLLTVGATVADAFYTMFYLNRACEIQQAVLGMNPHPRLIPEALSAHAERQFAKAVGERQILWQAWLRKLERLDPSYKE
- a CDS encoding LysR family transcriptional regulator, translated to MLGNLSDIDLRLLRIFCAIVEAGGLTAAQGRLNTSLPRLSVAVRDLEVRLGCSLCRRGKGGFQTTAQGREIYLAAQELFADLEKFRLRVSAAAQDGAEHLQVGTLDNLISLESCPLPLAIQLYRQGQPGAQVSLQIMRPDELELEVLEGRLDLALGNFRQHLSGLHYQMLFEEEQDLYCAAEHPFFARKDEPLLEEIRQADYVERGFWPDSKRPHGLDFKRSVTAYSIEAIATLIFSGTYIGYLPSHYAAAWLAQGRLRRLGGGSLAYVSRFESITRQGQEHSPALERFAHALQQARQRLANA